In a genomic window of Nodosilinea sp. E11:
- the glmM gene encoding phosphoglucosamine mutase, producing the protein MVSSPVRPPGIVPADKPSKGTETTAELSALGLGRLQLPSGPLFGTDGIRGKAGDLLTAPLAMEIGYWAGLVMQAEGLAEGPVILGQDSRTSGPMLASALSAGLTSAGLDVWHIGLCPTPAVAYLAESCQALGGIMISASHNPPADNGIKFFGGDGTKLGSTVQAAIEAALRGQANGVAAVTLPWGQCYYRPELVNRYASFLHEPLQPGLDLAGMKVVLDMAWGSATRLAEQVFLEAGAEVIALHGAPDGDRINVDCGSTHLEPIKAAIAAHGADLGFAFDGDADRVMAVDSQGRVVDGDYILYLWGQHLQDQGRLPNHTLISTVMANLGFERAWEKLGGTLVRTQVGDQNVYSEMVNRGAKLGGEQSGHILCHHYSLTGDGILTALHLATLVQSLGGSLAALVDNSFQTYPQKLQNVAVVDRDRRLNWQDCTPVCQAVEAAEQAMGNEGRVLVRPSGTEPVIRVMVEAIDADLVDRWTQHIVQSVSQHLAV; encoded by the coding sequence ATGGTAAGTTCTCCAGTCAGACCGCCGGGCATTGTACCTGCTGACAAACCGAGCAAAGGTACAGAGACCACCGCAGAGCTATCGGCTTTGGGACTAGGTAGATTGCAACTCCCCTCTGGCCCACTATTTGGTACCGACGGTATTCGCGGCAAAGCCGGGGATCTTTTGACGGCTCCTTTGGCTATGGAAATTGGCTATTGGGCTGGGCTGGTTATGCAGGCTGAGGGATTAGCCGAGGGGCCAGTGATTTTAGGCCAAGACTCCCGCACCTCGGGGCCAATGCTGGCTTCGGCACTGTCCGCTGGGCTGACCTCTGCTGGTTTAGATGTATGGCACATTGGGCTGTGCCCGACCCCAGCCGTAGCCTACCTAGCCGAGTCCTGCCAGGCTTTAGGAGGAATCATGATTTCGGCCAGCCACAACCCACCTGCCGACAATGGCATTAAGTTTTTTGGGGGCGATGGTACCAAGCTAGGCAGTACTGTACAGGCCGCTATTGAAGCCGCCTTGCGGGGCCAAGCCAATGGGGTCGCTGCTGTGACCTTGCCCTGGGGACAGTGCTACTACCGGCCTGAGTTGGTCAATCGCTACGCCAGCTTTCTGCATGAACCCCTTCAGCCTGGCCTCGATCTAGCAGGCATGAAGGTGGTGCTCGATATGGCCTGGGGATCAGCCACTCGCCTAGCAGAGCAGGTGTTTTTGGAAGCTGGCGCTGAAGTCATTGCTCTGCATGGTGCTCCCGATGGCGATCGCATTAATGTTGATTGCGGATCGACTCACCTTGAGCCGATCAAAGCGGCGATCGCAGCCCACGGAGCCGATTTGGGCTTTGCCTTTGATGGCGATGCCGACCGGGTAATGGCGGTAGATTCCCAAGGTCGGGTAGTCGATGGCGACTATATTCTCTATCTCTGGGGTCAGCACCTACAAGATCAGGGGCGACTGCCCAATCACACTTTGATCTCTACGGTAATGGCTAATCTGGGCTTTGAGCGCGCCTGGGAAAAGCTGGGAGGCACCCTGGTGCGGACCCAGGTGGGCGACCAAAATGTCTACAGCGAAATGGTTAACCGAGGGGCCAAGCTCGGAGGCGAACAGTCAGGTCATATCCTCTGCCATCACTACAGTCTGACAGGCGACGGCATTCTCACCGCGTTGCATCTGGCGACGTTGGTACAGAGCTTAGGCGGGTCGTTGGCGGCCTTAGTCGATAACAGCTTTCAGACCTACCCGCAGAAACTTCAGAATGTGGCCGTAGTCGATCGCGATCGCCGCCTTAACTGGCAAGACTGCACCCCGGTTTGCCAAGCCGTGGAAGCCGCCGAGCAAGCCATGGGCAACGAGGGTCGGGTGCTAGTGCGCCCCTCCGGCACCGAGCCAGTAATTCGAGTGATGGTCGAAGCCATTGATGCAGACCTAGTCGATCGCTGGACGCAGCATATTGTGCAGTCAGTCAGCCAGCACCTGGCAGTGTAA
- a CDS encoding DUF1995 family protein, whose amino-acid sequence MDSAATAVPASLEEAIVQARSATQAAIQAGIPRMMVELVYSELKGLPVAQQFYPALQDLGLTFKIYFPDAGSAALARRDWGNPDFVVRGIGELHSEMEPGDQAYLFVEPSSIEVNQVEEMCAQAGDAFVIMLNPKLEDVATIGIGYAGRQLRDRFLSTLEPVYYLRPLDGAVLLRAYPSPWQVWQDTETGYQLLAEVPQKPSGEALDRILSGETADSAAPGGGPTKGKRGGFLSELQGFIRALTQ is encoded by the coding sequence ATGGATTCTGCTGCGACCGCTGTTCCCGCCAGCCTCGAAGAGGCCATTGTCCAGGCCAGATCGGCTACCCAAGCTGCTATTCAGGCGGGAATTCCCCGCATGATGGTGGAGTTGGTGTATTCAGAACTCAAGGGGCTGCCGGTAGCCCAGCAATTTTACCCAGCGCTGCAAGACCTCGGCCTCACTTTCAAGATCTACTTTCCCGATGCGGGATCGGCTGCCCTGGCTCGTCGCGACTGGGGCAACCCCGATTTTGTAGTGCGGGGCATTGGCGAACTCCACAGCGAGATGGAACCGGGCGATCAAGCCTACCTGTTTGTTGAACCCTCCTCCATTGAGGTCAATCAGGTTGAAGAGATGTGCGCCCAGGCAGGCGACGCCTTTGTGATTATGCTCAATCCCAAGCTCGAAGATGTAGCCACCATTGGCATCGGCTATGCTGGGCGGCAGCTGCGCGATCGCTTTCTCAGTACCTTAGAGCCGGTTTACTACCTGCGCCCTCTAGATGGAGCCGTGCTGCTGCGCGCTTACCCCAGTCCCTGGCAGGTGTGGCAAGACACCGAAACCGGCTATCAGCTTCTCGCTGAGGTGCCCCAAAAACCCTCTGGGGAAGCCCTCGATCGCATTTTGTCCGGTGAAACCGCTGACTCAGCGGCTCCAGGGGGTGGCCCAACTAAAGGCAAACGAGGTGGATTTTTAAGTGAGCTTCAGGGTTTTATTCGGGCTCTCACCCAATAG
- a CDS encoding DUF309 domain-containing protein, which translates to MALNSSTESVDPRLKEGITLFNQGDYYACHDVLEAIWMEANTTDKPFYQGILQIAVGLYHLSNHNWQGASILLGEGVNRLRPFEPAYEGVNVERLVDCGWAWLTTLHQTGREQVIAVAAAIASAPAPLPSASSSTISLTVNGERLILPTPHIYNADP; encoded by the coding sequence ATGGCCTTAAATAGCTCTACCGAAAGTGTTGATCCCCGTCTAAAGGAGGGAATTACCCTGTTTAACCAAGGTGATTACTACGCCTGCCACGATGTATTGGAAGCGATCTGGATGGAAGCAAACACCACTGACAAACCTTTTTACCAGGGTATTTTGCAGATTGCGGTAGGCCTGTACCATCTGAGCAACCACAACTGGCAAGGGGCCAGCATTCTCCTAGGAGAAGGAGTCAACCGTCTGCGCCCCTTTGAACCCGCCTACGAAGGAGTCAATGTAGAACGCCTGGTTGACTGTGGTTGGGCCTGGCTCACCACACTGCACCAGACCGGGCGGGAGCAGGTGATCGCGGTGGCCGCAGCGATCGCCTCAGCACCGGCCCCCCTGCCCTCAGCCTCGTCCTCAACCATATCCCTCACGGTGAATGGCGAACGACTCATATTGCCGACTCCACATATTTACAACGCCGATCCATAA
- a CDS encoding cysteine desulfurase family protein, whose product MQIYLDYSATTPPRSEAIAAMQAAMAEQWGNPSSLHQWGSRAATVLEQARSQVASLVNAPLDAIVFTAGGTEADNLAVIGAARRYRLPQHLIISAVEHSAVEQPAQQLEQMGWQVTRLPVDAQGRVSPTDLRLALRDNTALVSIIYGQSEVGTLQPIEVLGQIARDHGALFHTDAVQVAGRLPLDVQTLPVDLLSISSHKLYGPQGAGALYVRPGVELLPLLGGGGQEFGLRSGTQGLPALAGFGMAAALAATEMPHETLRLMSLRDRLFAQLADVTELVPSGDRRDRLPHHVSFCVTAADGDRVNGRTLVREMNLAGIGISAGSACHSGKPSPSPVLKAMGYGDRAARCGIRLTLGRHTTAADIDWTAMVLRQVLHRALSPLTLSPA is encoded by the coding sequence ATGCAAATTTATTTAGACTACAGCGCTACTACGCCTCCTCGCTCGGAGGCGATCGCAGCCATGCAGGCGGCGATGGCCGAGCAGTGGGGCAATCCCTCTAGTCTTCACCAGTGGGGTAGTCGGGCGGCTACGGTGCTAGAACAGGCGCGATCGCAGGTGGCCAGTCTCGTCAATGCCCCTCTCGATGCAATTGTGTTTACGGCGGGGGGGACGGAGGCCGACAACCTAGCGGTGATCGGGGCGGCCCGCCGCTACCGATTGCCCCAGCACCTAATTATTTCAGCGGTTGAACATTCGGCAGTTGAGCAACCGGCCCAGCAGTTAGAGCAGATGGGCTGGCAGGTGACCCGGCTGCCGGTAGATGCCCAGGGGCGCGTTAGCCCCACCGACCTGCGCCTTGCTCTGCGCGATAATACGGCCCTGGTATCGATCATCTACGGCCAGAGCGAGGTCGGCACGCTTCAGCCGATTGAGGTGCTGGGGCAAATCGCCCGTGACCACGGCGCGCTGTTTCACACCGATGCTGTGCAAGTGGCGGGGCGCTTACCCCTCGATGTGCAAACGCTGCCGGTTGATCTGCTGTCGATCTCTAGCCACAAACTCTATGGGCCTCAGGGGGCGGGGGCTCTCTACGTACGACCTGGGGTAGAATTGTTGCCCCTACTGGGCGGTGGGGGACAGGAGTTTGGCCTGCGATCGGGTACTCAGGGTTTACCTGCTCTGGCAGGGTTTGGGATGGCAGCGGCCCTAGCGGCCACCGAAATGCCCCATGAGACCCTGCGGCTGATGAGCCTGCGCGATCGCCTATTTGCTCAGCTCGCTGACGTGACGGAACTGGTTCCTTCGGGCGATCGCCGCGATCGCTTACCGCACCATGTCAGTTTTTGCGTCACTGCCGCCGATGGCGATCGGGTCAATGGCCGTACCCTGGTGCGCGAGATGAACCTGGCGGGCATTGGCATCAGTGCTGGCTCGGCCTGCCATAGCGGCAAACCCAGCCCCAGCCCGGTGCTTAAGGCCATGGGCTATGGCGATCGCGCCGCCCGCTGTGGCATTCGTCTGACCCTAGGGCGGCATACCACCGCTGCCGACATCGACTGGACGGCGATGGTGCTGCGCCAGGTGTTACACCGTGCCCTCTCTCCTCTTACCCTATCTCCCGCCTAA